From the Alistipes sp. ZOR0009 genome, the window AAACCTACACATCGTAAACTCACAGAATGTAAATGTAGAAATGGTAAAGGCAAGCGTTGGCGAGCGCATGCTGGCGGCTATAATCGACTATGCAATTATAGGGTGCTACTCGCTTATTATCTTTGCTGTAGCATATAATTTTGAAGTGCTAATGTACCTATTCTTCCTTCCAGTGCTGTTTTACTCGCTATTGCTCGAAGCTTTTTGGAACGGGCAAACTGTTGGTAAGCATATTCTGAATATTCGTGTCACCAAGGAGGATGGGAGTGCGCCTTCCTTTTTCGACTACGTGCTACGTTGGGTTTTTAAGCTGATAGATATAAGCGCTACGATGGGGAGCTTGGCAACTATTCTGATTGCAGCAACGTCTAAAGGGCAGCGTATTGGCGATATGGCCGCATCAACGGTGGTTATTAAAAATCGCAAGGAGGTATCTATCCAAAGCTTGCGCTACCTTAATCTGGAACAGCATGTGGTGGTTTATCCTCAAGCCGAGTTGCTGAGCGAGGAGGATATTGACTTGGTGCAGCGCGTATTAAGCTTCTACTCCAACAGCGGTTATTCCGATAAGGCGAGGGATTACGTGGTGGATACCACCAAGCATATTCATAAAAAAATGGGGGTAGAATGGCCTAAGTCTACCATCAAGTTCCTACATACAGTGTTAAAGGACTACAATGCGCTAAAATCGTAGCAGAAAAAAAAGATTATCTTTGCCGAGTTATAAACCGAATCGAATGAAGCCCGCTTAGTAGATTGCTCTTCTTAAAGGAGCGGTTTGCGAGATGCGGGTTGCATCCAACCAAATTTAAAATTTTATTCGGATGAAAGCATATGTATTTCCTGGGCAAGGTGCTCAGTTTGTTGGAATGGGGAAGGATTTGTACGAGAACGTACCCCAAGCAAAAGAGCTTTTCGAAAAGGCTAACGAGATTTTAGGCTTCCGCATTACTGACTTAATGTTTGCAGGCACCGACGAGGATTTAAAGCAGACTAAGGTTACTCAGCCTGCCATCTTCCTACACTCAGTTATTCTTGCTAAGTCGTTGGGCGATGAATTTAAGCCAGAAATGGTTGCTGGCCACTCTTTAGGAGAATTTTCGGCACTTGTAGCTGCAGGTGCGCTTAGCTTCGAGGATGGTTTGCGTTTGGTTGCTGCACGTGCTAACGCCATGCAGAAAGCCTGCGAGCAAAACCCATCAACAATGGCGGCTGTTCTTGGTTTGGATGATGCAAAGGTTGAAGAGATTTGTGCCTCTATAGATGGTGTTGTAGTTGCTGCCAACTATAACTGCCCTGGTCAGCTGGTAATATCTGGTGCTAACGAGGCCATCGACGCTGCCTGCGAAGCGCTAAAGGCTGCTGGTGCAAAGCGTGCCTTAAAGTTGCCTGTTGGTGGTGCATTCCACTCGCCGCTAATGGAACCTGCTCGCGTTGAACTGGAGGCTGCAATCGAAGCAACCCAAATTAATGCTCCGGTTTGCCCTGTTTACCAGAATGTAGACGCTAAGCCTTATACCGACCCTGCTCAAATTAAGAAGAACCTAGTAGCGCAGCTAACGGGTGCTGTACGTTGGACACAAACCGTACAAAATATGGTGGCCGACGGTGTTAGCTCGTTTACGGAGCTTGGCCCTGGTAAGGTGCTTCAAGGCTTGGTTAATAAGATTGCCAAGGATATTCCTGCCGAAAGCAAGCAATCGCTATAGTATTATCAGTAAGGGCTACCAAGTGGTAGCCTTTATTTTTTATGGCAGCTTGTTTAAGCAATGAAACAAGCCCGCCTTTCCTATAAGGAAGGGCGGGCCACCTAGCCTAAATCATCCCTCATACTCCTTTCAGCAGTAAACACCAAAGCATCCACTTACGGAAAGTTATTAGCAATGCGTTTCTGACTTTCCCTAGTCAATAATTACTGCACGATTTAGCTCAGGTTCAGCAAAGCGGTTGTTTGTGTCTCCTTCTGCCTTTTTAATTAAGCGATCTTGAGAAACTCCGTATTTATTTACCAGAAGGTCGTAAACATACTGCATGCGCTGTTCACTTAGGGCTTGGTTTCTTTCTTTGCTTCCTGTACCCTTGTCGGCCGAGCCGATAAGCGTAAATACCTTTTCTTTATCTGCCTTTATGGCGTTCTTTACGTAGAATTCGAGGTTGGTAAGCTCTTTGCTATCGAGCGTAGCCTTACCGATGGCGAAGAAGAGAACAACTGGAGATGCTGTAACCTTTGCCTCTGAAGCTACATTTACGATTTCTGGTTTGCGCTTTTTGGCAGCCTCTAGGTCTGCTGCAAGCTGCTTGTTTTTGTTGTCTAAGGTTGCATTGTTGCCCTCTAGCTCCTTAATGCGGCTGTTGAATGGAGCGTAGTCTGGCTGTGCGGCACGCTTAAAACTGCTCTTTCCTAGCTTAAAGGTTAGTCCAACGGTAACCGACGACATTCCTTCCTCTTTACTTCCTCTTACAACACCATCGAACGATTGGTTTACGAACATGTGCTTAGCCTCTAGGGTAAGGTCTACCACCTTGCCTAAACGAATATTGTTGAGTAAACCAGCAGTAGCAGCTAGCTCGTTATTATGGGTGCTGTTACCGTACGAGCGTGCCCATCCCCATCCAACATAAGGAATAAAGTTCCATGTGCGGGTTTCCTTATAGCCGCTAAATGCGTTGGAGATGTTCCACATAACATCGGCATGTAGGTTCATCACGCCAAACTTCTCGTTAAACATGCTTCCATCTGCATCTTTAGCGTATTGACTTTTGTAGTTAATCCAACCTTTGGCTTCCATGCCAGAGTATTGCATACGTACTCCAACGCTAGGGGTAATCCATTTGCCTATCGAAAAGTCTACAGCTGGAGCTAAACGTTTGCTGAACGAACCGTAGCTGTCGTTTTCTCCATGATAAAGGTTTACACCACCACCTGCGCCAATAAACCAGTTGTCGAAGAATCTGTTTGTCTCGTAAGGCCCTGTTACTATCTTGTTGTTTTCACCTCTGTTGCCGTTTTCTTGGGCCATCGCATTTGCAGCTAGCATCGCTATGCAAATTGCCATAATCAATTTTGTGATTTTCATTTTTCTAACTTTTAAGTTGACATTAGTTGTTAACAGTCTATTTATCTCTTACTTCTGAGTGGTAGCTGGGCTTGGTCTTATGGTTTTCCTTACCGTTGTGTAGTCCTGTGTTATGGCGCAGGGGTAAAAAAATGTGGTGCAACCTTGCTTATTTAATGGGGGACTTTCCTTAAGCCTCTTTAGAAAAAGCCAATGCTGGCGATGTGGTAAAATGCTGCTTCTCATAGTGCGCATTTATTGTGGTTCGTAGTTTGGTTGTGTAAATTTCTAGCCCTATTTATATACATTGATGTGAAATATTGGTAATGGTTTTATTGGGTTGTTTGACTTGGTTTATTCTCTTTTAATGCTATCTGCAGTTTTTTATCTCCTGCTGTTTCTGTAATGCAAAGTTATCTGATGTTTATTAATAGATTAAATGTCAAATTGTTGCTGTTTGATTTGTGCCTGTTTTTACTATTCGATAGTTTGGTTTATAGCCATGTTTGGCCAAGGGCTTGCAGGGGAAGCGCCGGGTGTAATTCTTGGATGGATAGTGGTTTGTGTGTGTTGCTGTACTGTTAAATATTAAGCTGGCGAAGGTTGTGGCCTATTCTAAAATCTAAACTTTATGCGCGTTTTTTTTATTGAGGTAGCGGGAGGCTGAGATGCTATTGGAAGAATAAAGAGCTGTTTGCATCTAGGGTTGCTGCTGTACGCCGATGGTTTAGTTCTTCCAGATGGGGTGTAGTATGGGCGAAAAAAAAGAGGCGTCCCATCGTCGGGTAGCCTCTTTTCCTTTTTTCCAATGAATCTTTTTGACCTTACCCTTTTGGGGTTTCTTTATTATTATCGTTCGACTCCTTACGACCAGAGTTGGCATAGCGGCTATACAAATCGTTATAGATAGTTTGTGCACCAGGGATGCTCTTGGCAGTAAGTGTTTTTACATTTTGGTAGTATTCGCGCGCATCATTATCTACATCGTAGTTAATTAACGATTCAGTGTCTTCCCAGTTTTCTAGAATGGCTCTTAAACGGTTAATTATTGGTCTTACTTGTTGCTGAAGGCCTAGCTTTTGGTAAAAGCTTTCCTTGTTGAGATAGCTTGGCGCAAAATCGGGGCGCTGCTGCATGTGCGTTCTTACTCTAGTATCCCACTCTAAGGTACTATTACCAACTCTCCCATAGCGCTGGCGCTCTTCAGGGGTCATTGTCTCTAGTAAACCTTCACAAAGGGTTTCGAACTCTCCAAGCGCGTTGGATATTTTGTTTAGGTCATCCTCCTTAAAACGAGGATCGAATTTTGGTTTCCTCATTGCTGTGATAAATGTTAAGTTATTAATGAGAACCGTTATTTCGATATTTAACAGAGGTTGTTTATGGATGGTTGATTTTTAGGGGTGAAAATTTTAAGTTACAGGTGTAATTTGTATGGATTCTAAATAAAGTACAGGCTTTAGAGGTGGATTACCTTTTGTTATATGCTGCTATACAGTGTAGTATTGGTAGCGTTTGCCGCTTTTAATAGCTGTTTGTTACCTGCGTTTTTTTTGTAAAAATATTGAGCTCTTCAAACTTTAATGCTGTCGCCTCCTTAGCTAAATGCACCTTCTTTCAGAGTGTCACCTTGAAGCGACCCCCTTTAGAGGTTGCTCGCTACTTCGAAAATGCATCTCTTTTCAATGTTGTAGGTTGACGCGCCCCCCTTTGGGGTAGGATAGGAGCAGAGCTCTACTTTGACTTGAGCATAATTAAATATTGAACGCTTCAATATTTAATTGTGCTTTTTAGTGCGATAGATGGTAGTTGCGAATGGGGAAATGATGCTCGGAGCTGGGTGTTCCTTAATGAAAAAGGGGGGATAGCCCATGAGCCATCCCCCCTTTAGTGGTATACAATAAAATTAAAGCTTCTCTAGTATAGGTTTGGTAGAGGCTTTTAAAACCTCCACCGAGTGGGTTAGCTTCTTTTGCTCCTCCTCGTTAAGCTGCAGCTCTATTACCTCGGTA encodes:
- a CDS encoding RDD family protein; this translates as MENLHIVNSQNVNVEMVKASVGERMLAAIIDYAIIGCYSLIIFAVAYNFEVLMYLFFLPVLFYSLLLEAFWNGQTVGKHILNIRVTKEDGSAPSFFDYVLRWVFKLIDISATMGSLATILIAATSKGQRIGDMAASTVVIKNRKEVSIQSLRYLNLEQHVVVYPQAELLSEEDIDLVQRVLSFYSNSGYSDKARDYVVDTTKHIHKKMGVEWPKSTIKFLHTVLKDYNALKS
- the fabD gene encoding ACP S-malonyltransferase; translated protein: MKAYVFPGQGAQFVGMGKDLYENVPQAKELFEKANEILGFRITDLMFAGTDEDLKQTKVTQPAIFLHSVILAKSLGDEFKPEMVAGHSLGEFSALVAAGALSFEDGLRLVAARANAMQKACEQNPSTMAAVLGLDDAKVEEICASIDGVVVAANYNCPGQLVISGANEAIDAACEALKAAGAKRALKLPVGGAFHSPLMEPARVELEAAIEATQINAPVCPVYQNVDAKPYTDPAQIKKNLVAQLTGAVRWTQTVQNMVADGVSSFTELGPGKVLQGLVNKIAKDIPAESKQSL
- a CDS encoding OmpA family protein, translating into MTKLIMAICIAMLAANAMAQENGNRGENNKIVTGPYETNRFFDNWFIGAGGGVNLYHGENDSYGSFSKRLAPAVDFSIGKWITPSVGVRMQYSGMEAKGWINYKSQYAKDADGSMFNEKFGVMNLHADVMWNISNAFSGYKETRTWNFIPYVGWGWARSYGNSTHNNELAATAGLLNNIRLGKVVDLTLEAKHMFVNQSFDGVVRGSKEEGMSSVTVGLTFKLGKSSFKRAAQPDYAPFNSRIKELEGNNATLDNKNKQLAADLEAAKKRKPEIVNVASEAKVTASPVVLFFAIGKATLDSKELTNLEFYVKNAIKADKEKVFTLIGSADKGTGSKERNQALSEQRMQYVYDLLVNKYGVSQDRLIKKAEGDTNNRFAEPELNRAVIID